One window of Quercus robur chromosome 12, dhQueRobu3.1, whole genome shotgun sequence genomic DNA carries:
- the LOC126708622 gene encoding binding partner of ACD11 1-like produces the protein MSIKTVKVSNVSLGASERDIKEFFSFSGDIEYVEMQSDNERSQIAYVTFKDSQGAETAVLLSGATIVDLSVNITLDPDYKLPPAALVPPATENKTPGGADSAFRKAEDVVSGMLAKGFILGKDAVNKAKTFDDKHQLSSTATAKVASIDQKIGFSEKITVGATVVGGKVREVDQKFQVSEKTKSAFAVAEQKVSSAGSAIMKNRYVLTGASWVTGAFNKVAKAAEEVGQKTKEKVVVAEEEQKRKVVDDYAYVHLSESPKASAPTEQQPSKPAPAQGLIL, from the exons ATGTCG ATAAAAACTGTTAAAGTTAGCAATGTTTCCTTAGGAGCATCTGAGCGAGACATCAAggagttcttttctttttctggtgaTATCGAATATGTTGAAATGCAAAG TGATAATGAGCGGTCTCAAATTGCATATGTCACCTTCAAGGATTCACAAGGAGCTGAAACTGCAGTTCTTCTTTCG GGAGCAACAATAGTTGATCTGTCTGTCAACATAACTCTGGATCCAGATTACAAGCTGCCACCTGCTGCTTTAGTACCCCCT GCGACAGAAAATAAAACTCCAGGTGGTGCTGACTCTGCTTTTAGAAAGGCAGAGGATGTGGTTAGTGGCATGCTTGCTAAGGGCTTTATCTTAGGCAAAGATGCAGTGAACAAAGCAAAGACTTTTGACGATAAGCACCAGTTATCTTCAACAGCCACAGCAAAAGTCGCTTCTATTGACCAAAAGATTGGGTTCAGTGAGAAAATAACTGTTGGAGCTACTGTGGTTGGTGGTAAGGTCAGAGAAGTGGATCAGAAATTTCAGGTTTCagagaaaacaaaatcagcatttGCAGTTGCAGAGCAAAAAGTCAGTAGTGCTGGATCTGCCATAATGAAGAACCGGTATGTATTAACTGGGGCATCATGGGTGACTGGTGCTTTTAACAAGGTTGCAAAGGCAGCTGAGGAAGTTGGGcagaaaacaaaagagaaagtgGTAGTGGCTGAAGAGGAGCAGAAGAGAAAAGTTGTAGATGACTATGCTTATGTTCATCTTTCTGAGTCCCCCAAAGCATCTGCACCAACTGAGCAGCAACCTTCCAAGCCAGCACCTGCTCAAGGTTTGATCCTTTGA